A window of the Desulfobacula toluolica Tol2 genome harbors these coding sequences:
- a CDS encoding CoB--CoM heterodisulfide reductase iron-sulfur subunit A family protein, translating to MSNKLTGSVVVIGGGISGMLSALDLANSGYYVYLVEKGPSIGGVMAQLDKTFPTNDCAMUIISPTLVEVGRHLNIELLTLSEVIDVKGEKGNFQVEILKKPRYVDENLCVGCGACAEKCPGKFDDTYNADLKKRTAIYVEYPQAVPLKYAINPDVCLKLTKDKCGTCEEVCPANAIDYTQTEKKLTIDAGSIIFSPGFTPFDPSKFDNYQYAKFPNVVTSMEFERILSATGPTMGHVTTFPKLPVKPKKKKDKLLAEKRKDPKKIAWFQCVGSRDINKCDNPYCSSVCCMYAVKEAIIAKEHAGSDLDCSIFFMDMRTPGKEFEKYYQTAKEKHGINFIRSRVHSVTENPETHDLDIRYVDELGQIIDATYDMIVLSVGLEIPPETKELAQKLGIDLTPSGFCKTDSFEPVSSSRDGVYVSGVFNNPKDIPESVLDASAAASAAGDALSSARDTLTKAIEKTPEINVVGERPRIGAFICDCGSNIKGVVDCAAVTEYAKTLPYVEFADEAMYACSQDAQDKMVEYIKEKNLNRIVVAACTPKTHEPLFQETLANAGLNKYLFEMTNIRNHNSWVHKNNPELATEKAKDLVRMAVAKAALAEPLKEEKINVNDSVVVIGGGLAGMTSAKSLATQGYQTHIIEKKERLGGEAHKLYKTAQGENVQAKLDELIKEIESNDNITVHCNTTLESVDGFVGNFKSTLKNADKEFELEYGVAVLATGAKAFVTDEYEYGKDERIITSLDLDKMFKEDDARLDAVNSAVFIQCVGSRQPDRPYCSRVCCTHSVDSAIELKERKPDMDVFILYRDIRTYGERELLYKKARELGVIFIRYDVENKPAVRIADGKVLIKATDHVLNQPIEIEADLLTLATAIVPRRDEKLANFYKVPLNDEGFFVEKHAKLGPAEFATDGVFVCGSGHYPKPVNEAITQGRASASRALTLLAKKESLFTSGTIASVDQMKCSQCGVCVSICPYSAPGFVTEGRFEGKAEVNPVLCKGCGLCVASCRSGALHLRGFDTNQIFSQIFALGEVG from the coding sequence ATGAGTAATAAACTAACCGGATCTGTAGTTGTGATTGGTGGCGGTATTTCCGGCATGCTTTCAGCTTTAGACCTTGCAAATTCCGGGTACTACGTTTATTTGGTGGAAAAAGGTCCCTCAATAGGCGGCGTTATGGCCCAGCTGGACAAGACCTTTCCGACAAATGACTGTGCAATGTGAATTATCTCACCCACACTGGTCGAGGTCGGCCGGCATTTAAACATTGAGCTTTTAACGCTTTCAGAAGTTATTGATGTAAAAGGTGAGAAAGGTAATTTTCAGGTAGAAATTTTAAAAAAGCCGAGATATGTAGATGAAAATCTTTGTGTCGGCTGTGGCGCATGTGCGGAAAAATGCCCTGGAAAATTTGATGATACCTACAATGCAGATCTAAAAAAAAGAACGGCTATTTATGTTGAATATCCCCAGGCCGTACCATTAAAATATGCCATTAATCCGGATGTCTGCTTAAAACTGACAAAAGATAAATGCGGTACCTGCGAAGAAGTCTGTCCTGCCAATGCAATTGATTATACACAAACCGAAAAGAAACTAACCATTGATGCAGGATCAATTATTTTTTCTCCTGGGTTTACACCCTTTGATCCGTCAAAATTTGATAATTATCAATATGCAAAATTTCCCAATGTTGTAACATCCATGGAATTTGAGCGAATTTTGTCGGCAACCGGCCCCACCATGGGACATGTGACAACATTTCCGAAATTGCCGGTCAAACCTAAGAAGAAAAAAGACAAACTGCTGGCTGAAAAAAGAAAAGATCCCAAAAAAATCGCATGGTTTCAATGTGTGGGGTCAAGGGATATCAACAAATGTGATAACCCTTACTGCAGTTCTGTCTGCTGTATGTATGCAGTAAAAGAGGCTATTATAGCCAAAGAGCATGCAGGCAGTGATCTTGACTGCTCTATTTTCTTTATGGACATGCGGACACCTGGCAAGGAATTTGAAAAATACTATCAGACTGCCAAAGAAAAACACGGCATTAATTTTATCCGCTCCAGGGTTCATTCAGTCACTGAAAATCCTGAAACCCACGACCTGGATATACGCTATGTTGATGAACTGGGTCAAATTATTGATGCAACCTATGACATGATTGTTCTTTCCGTGGGGCTTGAAATTCCGCCTGAAACAAAAGAGCTTGCCCAAAAACTGGGTATTGATCTGACACCCAGCGGATTTTGCAAAACCGACTCCTTTGAACCGGTTTCAAGTTCCAGAGATGGTGTTTATGTGTCCGGTGTATTCAACAATCCAAAAGATATTCCCGAATCGGTTCTGGATGCCAGTGCAGCAGCATCGGCTGCCGGGGATGCCCTAAGTTCTGCCAGAGACACCCTGACCAAGGCGATTGAAAAAACACCTGAAATAAATGTCGTGGGAGAACGACCCAGAATCGGTGCGTTTATTTGTGATTGCGGCTCAAATATCAAGGGTGTTGTGGACTGTGCAGCCGTCACGGAATATGCAAAGACTCTGCCCTATGTTGAATTTGCCGATGAAGCCATGTATGCCTGCAGCCAGGATGCCCAGGATAAAATGGTCGAATATATCAAAGAAAAAAATCTTAACCGGATTGTGGTTGCGGCATGTACGCCAAAAACACATGAGCCGCTGTTCCAGGAAACACTTGCCAATGCAGGGTTAAATAAATATTTGTTTGAAATGACCAATATTCGTAACCATAATTCCTGGGTACATAAAAACAATCCTGAACTTGCCACTGAAAAAGCCAAAGACCTGGTACGCATGGCAGTTGCCAAGGCGGCTTTAGCCGAACCATTAAAAGAAGAAAAAATCAATGTAAATGATTCTGTTGTGGTTATTGGTGGCGGACTGGCAGGCATGACCTCTGCAAAGAGTCTTGCAACCCAGGGATATCAGACGCATATTATTGAGAAAAAAGAACGGCTGGGAGGTGAAGCTCATAAACTTTATAAAACCGCCCAGGGTGAAAATGTTCAAGCCAAACTTGATGAGCTGATCAAAGAGATTGAAAGCAATGACAATATAACGGTTCATTGCAATACCACTCTTGAAAGTGTTGACGGATTTGTCGGCAATTTTAAATCTACTTTGAAGAATGCTGATAAAGAATTTGAACTTGAGTATGGTGTGGCTGTTCTGGCTACGGGTGCCAAAGCCTTTGTAACAGATGAATATGAATACGGAAAAGATGAGCGTATCATCACATCCCTTGATCTGGATAAGATGTTCAAGGAAGATGATGCCAGGCTTGATGCCGTGAATTCTGCGGTTTTTATCCAGTGTGTGGGATCACGACAACCTGATCGCCCCTATTGTTCAAGGGTCTGCTGTACACACTCCGTTGACAGCGCCATTGAACTCAAAGAACGCAAACCTGATATGGACGTGTTTATTCTTTACCGTGATATCAGAACCTATGGGGAAAGAGAGCTTTTATACAAAAAAGCAAGAGAACTAGGGGTTATTTTTATCAGGTATGATGTGGAGAATAAACCAGCCGTCAGAATTGCCGACGGAAAGGTTTTGATCAAAGCAACGGATCATGTGTTGAACCAGCCCATTGAAATTGAAGCCGATCTGCTCACCCTTGCAACTGCAATCGTTCCAAGAAGAGATGAAAAATTGGCCAATTTTTATAAAGTACCGCTCAATGACGAGGGTTTCTTTGTTGAAAAACATGCTAAATTAGGTCCTGCGGAATTTGCAACTGATGGTGTATTTGTCTGTGGTTCAGGCCATTATCCAAAACCCGTCAACGAAGCAATCACACAGGGAAGAGCATCCGCATCCAGGGCGCTTACCCTTCTTGCAAAAAAAGAAAGTCTGTTTACCAGTGGAACCATTGCAAGTGTTGATCAGATGAAATGCAGCCAATGCGGAGTTTGTGTATCCATTTGTCCCTATTCGGCTCCAGGCTTTGTAACGGAAGGAAGGTTTGAGGGAAAAGCAGAAGTCAACCCGGTACTGTGCAAAGGATGCGGACTGTGTGTCGCTTCTTGCAGATCCGGCGCTTTGCACCTCAGAGGCTTTGATACAAATCAGATTTTTTCACAAATATTTGCACTGGGTGAAGTAGGTTAA
- a CDS encoding hydrogenase iron-sulfur subunit — protein sequence MAEKDIKIVSFLCNWCSYGAADLAGVSRMEYPADIRVIRIPCSGRMSPKFILSALREGADAVWVSGUHPGECHYLDGNYYARRKFALMGNLLEHMGIERDRVHFSWISSAEATKFVDVVKEISDKVRALGPNKKLVKDYN from the coding sequence ATGGCTGAAAAAGATATTAAAATTGTAAGCTTTCTATGCAACTGGTGCAGTTATGGTGCAGCAGACCTTGCAGGTGTCAGCAGGATGGAATATCCGGCTGATATTCGGGTTATACGAATTCCCTGCTCCGGCAGGATGAGTCCTAAATTCATACTTTCAGCATTGAGAGAAGGCGCGGATGCCGTATGGGTTTCCGGCTGACATCCGGGTGAATGTCATTACCTGGATGGTAATTATTATGCACGCAGAAAATTTGCACTCATGGGAAATCTTTTGGAACATATGGGAATTGAACGAGACAGAGTCCATTTTTCTTGGATCTCGTCTGCCGAGGCAACCAAGTTTGTAGATGTGGTTAAAGAGATTTCAGATAAAGTAAGGGCACTTGGGCCAAATAAGAAACTTGTAAAGGACTATAATTAA
- a CDS encoding 4Fe-4S dicluster domain-containing protein encodes MNTCINKIRELSLELLDKGEVVKVIGFANGTIPMATSPITISSKQDVEKLVFNSTCGLNLASYIKQSIKNKKDKIAIIAKGCDTRNIVTHIVENQVSRDQVHIIGVPCKGMVDKNKIASLFEDEIIEFTEDGDTLNVKSSIKEEKLEKKDYLRENCKLCMHKNPVIYDALAADLVEEQNLDNPYPDVDKIEAMDSDTKWQHFQDLTQNCIRCYACRNACPLCYCPTCFVDESGPQWVGKGQDKTDVDTFHFLRAFHCAGRCTDCGACVEACPMNINVRDFTRKLNKDVFEMFGWEAGLDINKRPPLDAYSPDDPNDFIK; translated from the coding sequence ATGAATACCTGTATAAATAAAATCAGGGAACTTTCTTTGGAACTTCTGGATAAAGGAGAGGTTGTTAAAGTTATTGGTTTTGCAAACGGAACCATTCCCATGGCAACAAGTCCTATTACCATTTCATCAAAACAAGATGTTGAAAAATTGGTTTTTAATTCAACATGCGGACTTAATCTTGCTAGTTATATAAAACAAAGTATTAAAAATAAAAAAGACAAAATTGCGATTATCGCCAAAGGGTGTGATACAAGAAACATTGTCACCCATATTGTCGAAAATCAAGTCAGCAGAGACCAGGTGCATATCATTGGTGTACCCTGTAAAGGAATGGTAGATAAAAACAAAATTGCATCCTTGTTCGAGGATGAAATCATCGAATTCACAGAAGACGGTGATACATTGAATGTTAAATCTTCCATAAAAGAAGAAAAACTGGAGAAAAAGGATTATCTGAGAGAAAACTGCAAGCTTTGCATGCACAAAAATCCAGTGATTTATGATGCGCTGGCAGCAGACCTTGTTGAAGAACAAAACCTTGATAATCCTTATCCTGATGTTGACAAAATCGAGGCAATGGATTCGGATACAAAATGGCAGCATTTTCAAGATCTGACACAAAACTGTATTCGATGTTATGCATGTAGAAATGCATGTCCCTTATGCTATTGTCCCACATGCTTTGTGGATGAATCAGGCCCCCAATGGGTTGGCAAAGGCCAGGACAAAACAGATGTAGACACTTTTCATTTTTTAAGAGCGTTCCATTGTGCCGGTCGCTGTACGGACTGTGGTGCATGTGTGGAAGCCTGCCCCATGAATATTAATGTCAGGGACTTTACAAGAAAGCTGAATAAAGATGTTTTTGAAATGTTTGGCTGGGAAGCAGGGCTGGATATTAATAAACGTCCTCCCCTGGACGCATACAGTCCGGATGATCCCAACGATTTTATCAAGTAA
- a CDS encoding 4Fe-4S dicluster domain-containing protein, which produces MKFIKIDKKDWAKGIEKSRETYQLFGPVKDKNGFFIKSLEKDVLPDMEYHDSVMSAKSVLFPQTEKMLSATLDESCEDHHIMKNIQDDYSPRAVVGIRPYDAKAVELVKLNFDTEDYRDPYWCDAYEATTFVGLGINKPGPFDFSTSTGSGPFCEDGLDVLLADLDDMYLAKVLTDKGDAFLGACGFDKVVDEKESGVMFDVLRKEAEKNITSQIDTDKLKDKTILELHEAPFWDDLAFSCINCGTCTYVCPTCWCFDIQDETKQKSATRFRNWDTCMSPLFTRHATGHNPRESKTQRVRQRFMHKLKYFLDKYDQGIMCVGCGRCVKSCPVNIDIREVCNRMNSYEKQD; this is translated from the coding sequence ATGAAATTTATAAAAATTGATAAAAAAGACTGGGCCAAGGGCATTGAAAAATCCAGGGAAACCTATCAGCTTTTTGGTCCTGTCAAAGATAAAAACGGCTTTTTCATCAAAAGTCTTGAAAAGGATGTATTGCCAGACATGGAATATCATGATTCCGTGATGTCGGCAAAATCGGTGCTGTTCCCGCAAACGGAAAAAATGCTTAGCGCGACCCTGGATGAATCTTGTGAAGATCATCACATAATGAAAAACATTCAAGATGATTATTCGCCAAGAGCAGTTGTGGGAATCCGGCCATATGACGCAAAAGCCGTGGAGCTGGTAAAACTTAATTTTGATACCGAGGATTACCGTGACCCTTATTGGTGTGATGCATATGAAGCAACAACCTTTGTAGGTTTGGGCATCAACAAACCCGGGCCTTTTGATTTTTCAACATCCACAGGTTCAGGGCCATTTTGTGAAGACGGGCTTGATGTCCTTCTGGCAGATCTTGATGACATGTATCTGGCAAAGGTTCTTACGGATAAAGGGGACGCCTTTCTGGGAGCCTGCGGGTTTGATAAGGTTGTCGATGAAAAAGAAAGTGGAGTGATGTTTGATGTTTTGAGAAAAGAAGCTGAAAAAAACATTACTTCTCAAATTGATACGGATAAATTAAAAGACAAAACCATTCTTGAGCTTCATGAAGCACCTTTCTGGGATGATCTTGCATTTTCCTGCATCAATTGCGGCACCTGCACATATGTGTGTCCCACCTGCTGGTGTTTTGACATACAAGACGAAACCAAGCAAAAATCAGCCACCAGGTTCCGTAACTGGGATACCTGCATGTCTCCTCTGTTTACACGTCACGCAACAGGACATAATCCAAGGGAGTCAAAAACCCAGAGGGTCAGACAAAGATTCATGCATAAACTGAAATATTTTCTTGATAAATACGACCAGGGGATCATGTGTGTCGGATGCGGCAGATGTGTTAAAAGCTGTCCGGTTAATATCGATATCCGTGAAGTGTGCAACCGTATGAACTCGTACGAAAAACAAGATTAG
- a CDS encoding FAD/NAD(P)-binding protein, giving the protein MENPYIPYPVRIDEIEIATEDKSLKTFKFVFLNKEDEEKFSYQAGQFAELSIPGIGEIPIGIASSPVEKGFVKFTVFRTGVVTAHLHNMKVGDIMGIRGPLGNWYPWDKLENKNVVIIGGGFAFTTLRSSIIYMLDPSNRSKFKNIDVVYGARSPGMLLYREELFEWEKRDDINMHITVDGTDDPDWKYHTGFVPTIVEQNAPKADEDTYAIICGPPIMIKFTQPALTKLGYQEHQIIMSLENRMKCGIGMCGRCNIGKELVCKDGPVFTLEEINQTPKEY; this is encoded by the coding sequence ATGGAAAACCCCTATATACCGTATCCAGTTCGCATTGATGAAATTGAAATTGCAACTGAAGACAAGTCCTTGAAAACGTTTAAATTTGTTTTTTTAAACAAGGAGGATGAAGAAAAATTTTCCTATCAGGCCGGACAATTTGCTGAATTGTCTATCCCTGGCATAGGAGAAATTCCCATTGGAATCGCATCATCTCCCGTTGAAAAAGGATTTGTAAAATTCACAGTATTTAGAACAGGTGTTGTCACCGCCCACCTTCACAACATGAAGGTGGGAGATATAATGGGAATCAGGGGGCCTTTGGGCAATTGGTATCCCTGGGACAAGCTGGAAAATAAAAATGTGGTTATCATTGGCGGCGGATTTGCATTTACTACCTTAAGATCTTCCATTATTTATATGCTGGACCCTTCCAACAGAAGCAAATTTAAAAATATTGACGTGGTTTACGGTGCAAGATCTCCAGGCATGCTTTTGTACCGGGAAGAACTTTTCGAATGGGAAAAACGCGATGATATCAACATGCATATTACGGTTGATGGAACCGATGACCCTGACTGGAAATACCACACCGGATTTGTTCCAACAATTGTTGAGCAAAATGCTCCTAAAGCGGATGAAGATACTTATGCCATTATCTGCGGACCACCGATCATGATTAAATTTACCCAGCCTGCATTAACAAAGCTTGGTTATCAGGAACACCAGATTATAATGTCCCTGGAAAACAGAATGAAATGCGGAATCGGCATGTGCGGCAGATGTAATATCGGGAAAGAACTGGTTTGTAAAGACGGTCCAGTCTTTACTCTTGAAGAAATCAACCAAACCCCGAAAGAATATTAA
- a CDS encoding TusE/DsrC/DsvC family sulfur relay protein: protein MATIEFNGKSFEIDEDGFLLDYNLYNTEWVDYVKTQEGIEELTDEHWLLVKVLQDYYEKNGIAPMVRVLSKLTKFKLKHIYELFPSGPGKGACKMAGLPKPTGCV, encoded by the coding sequence ATGGCAACAATTGAATTTAACGGGAAATCTTTCGAAATAGATGAAGATGGATTTCTTCTTGATTACAATCTTTACAACACTGAATGGGTTGATTATGTAAAAACTCAAGAAGGTATTGAGGAACTTACTGACGAACATTGGCTGCTTGTAAAAGTTCTTCAGGACTATTACGAAAAAAATGGTATTGCTCCAATGGTTAGAGTTCTTTCAAAACTGACCAAGTTTAAACTGAAACACATCTATGAACTATTCCCGTCAGGACCTGGAAAAGGTGCATGTAAAATGGCCGGTCTTCCAAAACCAACCGGATGTGTATAG
- the ahbA gene encoding siroheme decarboxylase subunit alpha, which translates to MPAIDDQNKKILNMIQVDFPIHSRPYKIIADKLGLSENELIQRISQMKKDMLIRRIGGNFSPDRLGYHSTLCAARVPEEKVELFTKTVNSYSGVTHNYKRDHTFNIWFTFIAPSVEIIENNLKEIIKATGVETILNLPATRVFKISANFKL; encoded by the coding sequence ATGCCGGCAATTGATGATCAAAACAAAAAAATCCTTAACATGATCCAGGTTGATTTTCCCATTCATTCAAGACCCTATAAAATCATTGCGGATAAACTCGGCCTTTCGGAAAATGAATTGATCCAGCGGATCAGTCAAATGAAAAAAGATATGCTGATCAGAAGAATCGGCGGAAATTTCAGTCCTGACCGGCTCGGATACCATTCAACACTGTGTGCTGCCAGAGTGCCTGAAGAAAAAGTTGAACTATTTACAAAAACCGTCAATTCATATTCCGGTGTAACGCACAATTATAAACGGGATCATACCTTTAATATCTGGTTTACATTTATTGCGCCTTCAGTTGAAATAATCGAGAATAATTTAAAAGAAATCATCAAGGCAACCGGTGTTGAGACCATATTGAATCTGCCTGCGACACGAGTTTTCAAAATCAGTGCCAATTTTAAATTATGA
- a CDS encoding nitrilase-related carbon-nitrogen hydrolase: MSSVKAALIVQNCIAGNFKKNLESSLSFISSAALQGADIIVFPEMNLTGYVSGPDIVSICQPISKDIVTLFSNMSQDLKITILVGLAEKTPDKKIYASHLVFKPSGSFERYRKIHTSPFEKKYFTPGDKIPVFKSQGLNFGVQLCYDAHFPELSLAMALKKADIIFIPHASPRGSSQEKYDSWLRHLRARAFDNGLYIAACNQTGDNTKGLLFPGISLLIGPDGNVIYKSIDGAEGIHMIRIEKELLNKTRSHKMKYFLPNRRCDLFNNI; the protein is encoded by the coding sequence ATGAGCTCTGTTAAAGCGGCTCTTATCGTTCAAAACTGTATTGCCGGAAATTTTAAAAAAAATCTTGAATCAAGCCTTTCCTTTATATCATCAGCCGCCCTGCAAGGTGCTGATATCATTGTTTTTCCAGAGATGAATCTTACCGGATATGTTTCAGGCCCTGACATTGTTTCCATTTGCCAACCCATAAGTAAAGATATTGTGACCTTGTTTTCAAACATGTCACAAGATTTAAAAATTACTATCCTGGTTGGTTTGGCAGAAAAGACACCTGACAAAAAAATATATGCTTCTCATCTGGTGTTCAAACCTTCAGGATCATTTGAACGTTATAGAAAAATTCATACTTCACCGTTTGAAAAAAAATACTTCACCCCTGGAGATAAAATCCCAGTGTTTAAATCACAAGGGCTTAATTTCGGTGTTCAGCTTTGTTATGATGCCCATTTTCCGGAATTATCACTGGCCATGGCTTTAAAAAAGGCAGACATAATTTTTATTCCCCATGCTTCACCCAGAGGCAGCTCACAGGAAAAATACGATTCCTGGCTTCGTCATCTAAGGGCCAGGGCATTTGATAACGGCCTGTATATTGCCGCATGCAATCAAACCGGTGACAACACCAAGGGTTTGTTGTTCCCGGGGATAAGCTTGTTGATCGGGCCGGATGGAAACGTCATATATAAATCAATTGATGGCGCTGAAGGTATCCATATGATCCGGATAGAAAAAGAGCTTTTAAACAAGACCAGGTCCCATAAAATGAAATATTTTCTACCAAACAGACGCTGTGACCTGTTTAACAATATTTAA
- a CDS encoding MlaA family lipoprotein produces MKKKYSFSILTSILFVFILISSGFAQSNQKISVVLPYDSIFVASRQLIETNEDNSVFFAQINQSIQKKDDLDELFLEDYDNIEEPQLIADPLYYFNYTMYALNDILYFAAIKPLASAYKAITPNLVRKGMKNFFHNLVFPVRFVNNVLQGKIKKAGTEFDIFLVNSTFGVLGFGQVAQNKFNLRTSDEDLGQSLGYYSIGNGCYLMLPVLGPSTIRDALGRVGDSFLTPIDYLEPWELSWGLKAYDRINDTSFHIGDYEALKKAALDPYAAIRDAYIQHRQEKIKN; encoded by the coding sequence ATGAAAAAAAAATATTCTTTTTCCATATTAACCTCTATTTTATTTGTTTTTATCTTGATTTCCAGTGGATTTGCTCAGAGCAACCAAAAAATATCAGTTGTTTTGCCGTATGATTCCATTTTTGTTGCTTCCAGACAACTCATTGAAACAAATGAAGATAACAGTGTTTTTTTTGCTCAAATCAACCAATCCATACAAAAAAAAGATGATCTGGATGAATTATTTCTTGAGGATTATGATAATATAGAAGAACCTCAATTAATTGCCGATCCATTGTATTATTTTAATTACACGATGTATGCATTAAATGATATTCTATATTTTGCAGCAATAAAACCACTTGCTTCAGCCTATAAAGCCATTACACCCAATTTGGTGCGCAAAGGGATGAAAAATTTTTTCCATAACCTTGTTTTCCCGGTCCGGTTTGTCAATAATGTTTTACAAGGCAAAATAAAGAAAGCAGGAACTGAATTTGATATTTTTTTAGTCAATTCAACCTTTGGTGTTTTAGGCTTTGGCCAGGTCGCCCAGAACAAATTCAATCTGCGCACATCAGATGAAGACCTGGGCCAGTCACTTGGTTACTATTCTATTGGCAATGGATGTTATCTGATGCTTCCCGTATTAGGTCCATCAACCATCAGGGATGCGCTCGGTCGTGTTGGAGATTCTTTTTTAACCCCAATTGATTATTTAGAACCATGGGAACTTTCCTGGGGCCTTAAAGCCTATGATAGAATTAACGATACCTCTTTTCATATTGGAGATTATGAGGCGTTGAAGAAAGCAGCTCTTGATCCCTATGCCGCAATAAGGGATGCCTATATTCAGCATCGGCAAGAAAAAATAAAAAATTGA